In one Colletotrichum destructivum chromosome 2, complete sequence genomic region, the following are encoded:
- a CDS encoding Putative mitochondrial import inner membrane translocase subunit Tim54: MADTKPTPPEAAAAPSPNPSTTTTTTTTTTAANPAEGYKAAKPNPVWQMMGLRGPPKRLPSRNWMIFLSLTGAISAAIIYDKREKNRATARWARAVAPLAQEPLAHPSQLPRKLTVLLEAPPGDGLRVAQDHFLEYIKPILAASGLDWEFVQGRRQGDVRAAVAEKIRRRRSREERPDVELLPTEENIRDALRQKNGIPEYEGPGGDIVIGRHTWKEYVRGLHEGWLGPLDPPPKPEEPPKPEAAEGTENTTATPAAAASGTEESAASEEKKKDEEPPKEENKPDRPPQPVPYNTTLDYPTSHLPLHIPAEFSPSDAIPFPHLLGFAGTFTRMQRFLNRRRLADDIGRQVAAACFAASREWRDDGPSSQQHPDQPYEQQRALEHEEGNWVKSVWKEAAEAPASDDEEERTKERIWTSPVVVDPRIASRMRRFEIRPEDEERARHIVVPEEEVEGWIKGSLRSLGHWGWNTIKGDKRKGPNVGEIDE, from the exons ATGGCAGACACCAaaccgacgccgcccgag GCGGCCGCAGCCCCGAGCCCGAATCCGTCtaccacgaccacgaccacgaccacgactACTGCTGCAAACCCCGCCGAGGGATACAAGGCCGCGAAACCGAACCCCGTCTGGCAGATGATGGGCCTCCGCGGCCCGCCCAAGCGCCTCCCCTCGCGCAACTGGATgatcttcctctccctgACGGGCgccatctccgccgccatcatctaCGACAAGCGCGAGAAGAACCGCGCAACCGCCCGCTgggcccgcgccgtcgcaCCCCTCGCACAGGAGCCCCTCGCCCACCCGTCCCAGCTGCCGCGCAAGCTcaccgtcctcctcgaggcgccccccggcgacggcctgcgCGTCGCCCAGGACCACTTCCTCGAGTACATCAAGCCCAttctcgccgcctccggccTCGACTGGGAGTTCGTCCAGGGCCGCCGCCAGGGCgacgtccgcgccgccgtcgccgagaagatccgccgccgcaggagCCGCGAGGAGAGgcccgacgtcgagctgctgcccACCGAGGAGAACATCCGCGACGCTCTGCGCCAAAAGAACGGCATCCCCGAGTACGAAggccccggcggcgacatcgtcatcGGAAGGCACACGTGGAAGGAGTACGTCCGCGGCCTGCACGAGGGTTGGCTCGGCCCCCTTGACCCgccgcccaagcccgaggagccCCCCAAACCCGAGGCTGCCGAGGGCACCGAAAACACGACGGCGAcacctgctgctgctgcttctggcACAGAGGAGAGCGCCGCCTcggaagaaaagaagaaggacgaagAACCCCCCAAAGAGGAGAACAAGCCCGACCGCCCGCCCCAACCGGTCCCCTACAACACCACCCTCGACTACCCGACCTcccacctccccctccacaTCCCCGCCGAGTTCTCCCCCTCCGACGCCATCCCCTTCCCGCACCTCCTCGGCTTTGCCGGCACCTTCACCCGCATGCAGCGCTTCctcaaccgccgccgcctcgccgacgacatcggccGTCAGGTAgccgccgcctgcttcgccgcctcgcgcGAGTGGCGGGACGACGGTCCGTCATCCCAGCAGCACCCGGACCAGCCCTACGAGCAACAACGCGCCCTCGAGCACGAGGAGGGCAATTGGGTCAAGAGCGTGTGgaaggaggccgccgaggcgcccgcctcggacgacgaggaggagcggaCCAAGGAGCGCATCTGGACgtcgcccgtcgtcgtcgacccgcGCATCGCCTCGCGCATGCGCCGCTTCGAGATCCgccccgaggacgaggagcgcgCGCGGCACATCGTCGTgccggaggaggaagtcgagggcTGGATCAAGGGCAGCCTGAGGTCGCTGGGCCACTGGGGATGGAATACCATCAAGGGGGACAAGCGCAAGGGTCCCAACGTCGGCGAGATTGATGAGTGA